taaatgaagaaatactgAAACTAACACagaatttacataaaaaacatttttatttttgattgtcTTTACTGCactttttcacattatttcGATAacactcaaattacaaaaaacatctCTTTACAGAGAGGCAATGTAACCATTTTGTCTGGTCGGCagagcaatgtgtgtgtgataagtCAGCGTTCCAGTATGAGGGCCCGAGTGAAGAGGTCAGCTGTTagaggtgggggtggaggggtgacTGTAGGTTGTAGACAGAAATCTTGTCTTCCTGTCTACTGGGAGATTTCCTGAAGCCTGGTCTTAAGCTTCTCTATCTGCTCCTCAAACCAGGATCTGAAGAagagagcacaaacacagattGTTAGTGTCAAAGTGTGTATAAacgtatttattttatttgtgtgtgtgtgtgtgtgtgtgtgtgtgtgtgtgtgtgtgtgtgtgtgtgtgtgtgttttgtgtgtgtgtgtgtgtgtgtgtgtacttactTGGTAGTGGATGCAAACTCGCTGGTTTGTATCTGATCAAAGGTAGTCTTGGCCCTATCAGCCAGGCTCTTGCCCACCTCAGACATCTGCTCGCCGAACTTGACGAACTTCTGCTCGATGGTCTCCTCCTGAGCCTCTGCAGGAGAGAGCGATGGACAAAGAGTTACACAATATGGAAGAAAACTACTCTGCGGGGAAGTTTTAAGGGTGTCATTTACACAAGACCTACCTGTGTATGCGACAAAAGCCAGCATCAGCACGGCAACTGCAAGGTACAGTCTCATCTTGGCTGTGACTCTGAGGAGGAAGGACAGAGGAAGCTTGATTTTATTTGTGCTCAGTGTCGcgcacaaagacagaaagtcaaaaactgatttttaaaaactgtctttAAAAATAGCGCCCCCATACGTCAGCACCACAGCGAGGGGACAGCTCCCTTCACGCTCGCCTGAACGCATATAATTTAACGCACATCGTTAAACTGTATCAATTAACACCTAAAAACTCATCTTTGTGGTTAAATTTTTTCAATAATGTGATTTTAACCATATTTAGCCGTCTACTTTGAACACCCAGACGTCACCATGAAATCAACATTAAGTAGTATAACATTTCACATTAggttagagaaaaaaaaacttttggatGAATACAGTACttaatagaagaagaagaatttgcAGACAGTTTTTAAGTACAAACAGCATTAAGAagaatataaaattatttttttaaagaatatttgtaaCATCACTTCAAGGAGTGATGCAAATTAAATGCTCAACATACCTGTTTTCCGtctcagaggagaaaaaaaatcgaGTGTGTTTGAGCGCTTGTGTGTGTCCCTCTTTATAAGCCTGCTGGATTCTAGGAGGGTGACGCAAAGGACCAGACTTAAGTCAACATGTACACGTGGTGACCTTGAGGTGTCACTGCCCCTTTTATTGACCAACACCAATGTAATTAAAAGATACTGATTATGATAAAAGCATAACAGCAATATGCTGTGCAAATAAAGTTATGTGCCTATCTATTACAGTATGCCTTAGAGTCTGCAGGACATGATATGAAGCACACTGATGAGGGGAATCCAGATAAAAGTCATCAACCaatatctgtctatctgtctatatCTAATTGTCATTTACAAAGAAGAGTGTTGATGAAGAGATGCTGAGAAGTGGGGTGAGGTGGTAGTGGTGGTTTAAACAGCTGATCATTTTAATATCAGAAATGTGGCCCTGTTACACATTTACTGTCTAATGAAATCAAAATGATAAAGAACAGTACTGAGCTGGGTGATGATGTTGAGGGATACGCTTCTGTAAGGGGTCAGAGTTTATCCCTCAGAAACAATGGTGTCAATTGAATAAAGTGAAATGTGATTTAGAAGGAGCATAGTTCAGCGCTGATAGCATAGTTACCAATAGACATGACCAGTTGGAAGGTCCTTTGGACCTGAACTCTTGGCCAAGCATCGACCTTGTGTCATTAATGGGTAATAAAGCTTTTGATTTCAAGGAACTGGATTTAAGTGCTGAGACTGACTTTGCTACAGGGTCACATTAGACTGTCCTCGGCTTGACTGTTTGTGAACATGATGCACATTCTTAAAATCATTATGATTTTTAGTCAAATTACAATCTTCCTTAGTTTTTCTTGCGTGTACTTCTTTTCATTAACGGTTCCTTCAATCGTTGATTAAACATTATCCCACATACCCTAAGACCTACATTTCTAAATGTTGCCTTGTGAGTTTTGCTTACAGGGTAGAAGTCACTGATGTGCCACAGACAGCAGATAAAATAGCTTGCACTGTCAAGCAGACTGCTTTTTCTGCAATGTCCTATTCTGTTTTggcatatttttacatttaccgCTCTACTGAATTTCATTGCCTCATTTGATGCTTCTCTTATCCAGACCTTCCCCTTCTTAAAAGGGAAGTAAGTCAGACAGAGCCCTATGTGGTCCATCCTGTAAGTTAGCATGCAACAGAAAAACAGTACAGTGTGATGAACTGCAGTTACCCCTCTTTACGACTGTGACCTAATAGCCAGGAAGTCTGTGTCTGAGGATGTGAAGGCTTCATTGCTGCTTAACATATCTGTTTGCACAGCAAGAAGTTTTCTGCAAAAGGACCAATTGCCCATTTATTGCTGATGTCTTGGCCTATAAGGTGCTATTGCTATGGCGAATAGCATACAATTGAGTTAAATGAGCCTTCACATGCCTCAACATTCACACATTACCTTTGAAAGACTTAATCTCCATTTCTTTTGTCATGAAGTGGCCAGTGGGTTTATGTATGAGCTTGTGCTTGCGTGCATATAAGCTCCTCTTGAATAATTGTAGGAGGCATAGGGCGTGAAAGTGCACGTCTTCCGTGCTCCCAATTTGCAATAACAAGCTtacaaaaatgctgtttttgtgtttggcCAAGAACCCCTGTGGTGACTGAAGTTGTGTGCCAGCACTGAAGGGGAGGAaaaggatggagagaagagaggaggttGTAATAGGAGGTAAAATCTCTGCAGGGGTGTTTTTGGAGAGGTTACTAGCAGTCATGGGCTAGCTAGCACCTGGTAGTATGCTGGGACTTTTTCGTTGTTGTTGCTGGGCAGTACTCAGAGTGCAGACACTCTATAGGACCAGATGGAGCAGAAGTGCTGAACTAGCATGATACTTGTGGTTTTTCTGGTTTTTACCATCCATGACTGATCCTGCAACAACAGTTTAATGTAGGAGTTTCACTTGTCTGTTAAAGGGAGTTTCGAAATAAACACTGGTTCCTGAAAAGGAGTGATATCATAGGGGACAAACGTCTAGTCATAGAGTTAGTCATTCTTTCACTTTATATGCAATGCCCTGTGACACAGACATAAAATggttaacatgttttttttgttttaattatacCTTGAGGTTGTTTTGTAGAGATGAAAAACAGcttaaattaatgaaaaatttaaaaatttttaGAAGCACACTGATGTACAATCAGTTATATGTTATTCTACATATACATACAATTTATGAACACTGTTCTAAGTATATGTTTTGGGGAATTTTCTTTCCAATAGCTTGCACTAGAGAGttggaaaagagagggagatgacatgcaacaaaggtccccagtCAGATTCAAACCATGTGGAGGTGACATGGTACGCCTGTAGGCCACAGTGACGCCCCAATTAAAAATCACACAGCAAGCATCAATCATATTACATCAGTTCTAGTTGTCAATTTATGAgttcacattttatatttgtatcttcACTGCACACTCCAGCAAGTTATTCTTCAGTAGTTACCAGCTCTGCAATTAAATGTGTGTTCTGTTCTTGAAGcttgcagagtgtgtgtttctttatgaGGCAAATGTAGTTTACTTAATCttccaaaaagaaaacacagctgcaTCTTTGTGCAGCATGGATTCAAGTGGAGGggtcagaggagaggagagaagatgaaCAAGGGACAAATGGTGTCCTCTACTGGCCTCTGCTCTGCACTTCAAAGAAAAAATCCTGCTGTGTTTGATAAGCATAACTTTTAAAACTCTTTCTAAGGGCATTCATGGCCATCTTTTCCCCTCAGGTTGGTCCAGATGTGTATCAAGCTGAAAATCCAAAATCTTGGACATCCTTTGTATTTAGTGCCATTGAAACTTTTTCTTAAAGGACAGATATGCTTTCTAATGACTGCTAAATCAGAAAAGCCAAAAGTAATTTACAGAAAGTTTTCTAAAGATTTGTCtgccatttttgcttttatttaatagctgacagacaggaaacatggggggggggggggggggggggggtatgacATGAAGTTTGATGATATGCATCTTAGTGCCACCAGGATTCCCATACTGCACGTTTTGATGGCACACATGTTCCTGTATGCAGGCATACTATATATgtgtacatgcattttggcaCACTGTCTGCAAAGTGTTTGTGCATGAATGAATCTCCCTTAGGGTACATGTATTGAAATGCACTGATGCGTGCCTTATCATTTGAAACAAGCCAAGATAAAGTTAGAGAAGATAGAGGGTCACCATACAGAGAATTCAATCAGGGGCACAGAATGTTCCCAAATGCCTGTTGGGATCAAGGGAAAGGAATCTGAGAGCAGATCTTAACAAGTCTGGACTAGAGAAACAGTAGGTTGagggttggggggtggggggtggagtACAGGTACAGAGAGGGAGCAAAAGAACACCCTTTTTAGATGAATTACTTGCTGTAGGAACAGTAAGTTACAGAGAGTTCAGCAAAGAAAGGTGGGCCTCTGTTTTGACGTGTATGTGTCAGGGGGTAGGTGGAAAGGGGTTCAGAGGGGCCACAAGCTTTAGAAAATGTCATTATATAATTAGCCACCTTAACCTTATGTAATAACTGCTGAACAAAAGAACATGAGGGGTGACGTTGCAGCATTGAAGCACTAGGGAGTTTTAAGttcataaaaaaagaagttgCTTAAGATGATAATTTCAGGACATTTTGTCAAAGCCTTTAATTAGATTAGATTCTCTTAAAGGgtattttagacattttctATAGTGCTAAGAGACTAAATGTCCTAAATGTAATAGTGGATCACCTACAGCTTTGTGGAGTCTCCAATTGTCACTGTAACTGAACCTCATCTTAAATAATATATTACtcttttaatgtttgatcagagagacaaacaatGGAAACAGAGCATCTTTTTTTGGGTTCTTTATTCACTCAGCACAGTTCAGCTGCAACCACAAGCAGCACACTTTAGCGAGCAGCATGGTCGGCATATGACATGTGAAACACAAGGGACACTCTAGTCAGactgaagaacacagacagGCGGCATTTACACTTTACAACTTACTGATTGTCATAACTGCATCAAGTCATTTTACATTCCACTTCCCTGTGAAGCATAACAACAGGAAATGCAGACAATACAGAAGGACACTTTAGTGGTCCAATGTCACCGTTTGAAAAAGTAGTAGACACATAACTGTGTGTGCCCTCATCTTTTGACATCATTCAGtgcatttattgaaatgaaagactCTTGTGTTTGGTGCATTTAGGGATGATGCAGGCTGGAAACTCTTGCCTATGAGGCTCAAACTCAGCAGTTATATTTACAACCAAACAAAATGTAGGAAACTCAGTACAAAAACCTTGGGGGGTGTAGACAGCTAGAGCAGTTaattaaaaagtagaaaagagAAGCATATTACAAATAattgtctgtgttgtttatgtAGTAAAGGCTGTTGTTGGCTGTGGCTCTTGTCTTCAGTAATCAAGGGAGATGataggagaagaagagaggttGACTATGCAGAAGATAGAACTCAAACATAAGTTTATCTGCTGACTGTTCTATAAACGATGCACTTCACCCTGCCTCCTTCCTCTCACCAACTCCCTTAAACTGAACACTAGAGCACCCAAATGAAGATATTGTCAGTAACTCTCAACTCCCACTTCCCCTCTCTTTTCCAGGGTATTAAGAAATCAGTGGTTTATACCTCCCTCTTTCTATAACAAACAGTGGACCAAAAACCATCTAAAACCCTTTAAAAAACCCTCAGAGTCTTTAGGCACTGGCGGTCTCCTTGACCTTGTCTATGATGCTCTCAACCTGCTCACGGATCTGGGTGGCATAGGGGGAGAACAACTCGGTCAGCTCGTCGATCTTGCCTTCCAGGGAGGTGCGCAGGTCCTGGGCAGTGGCCTCCAGTTGGGTCTTCAGGCCCTCAGCCTGGGTCTCCAGCTGCTGGCCCAGACCCTCAGCCTGGCTCTTCAGCATGACAGAGATGTCGGACAGCCTCTTGGTGGCTGTGTCACTGGCCTGATTGACGTAGGGCTCAACGCGCTCCTTCACAGCATCCAGGTTCTGGGAGGTGCGGGACTGGAGCTCACCCAAGTAGGTGGCCACAGTGCTGATGGTGAagaaaaaagaggcagagatatTTAGGTTTCACATTGACAAAGAGTAGAAAGAGTTAA
This sequence is a window from Thunnus thynnus chromosome 10, fThuThy2.1, whole genome shotgun sequence. Protein-coding genes within it:
- the apoc1 gene encoding apolipoprotein C-I, translating into MRLYLAVAVLMLAFVAYTEAQEETIEQKFVKFGEQMSEVGKSLADRAKTTFDQIQTSEFASTTKSWFEEQIEKLKTRLQEISQ